The following DNA comes from Anopheles arabiensis isolate DONGOLA chromosome 3, AaraD3, whole genome shotgun sequence.
GCGCGTTCGGCGCAGAAGACGGTGCGAAGATGTGCCGCCCTGGGCCTATGGGACTAAGGATTGGCTCGAGTTCTTACTGATGTGGTAATACAAGCACGTTGGGGGTGGTTGGGGAGGTTAagctctgttttgttttgtgcgaaCGGATGCCTCTTAACGGGAGCGCTTTCTACGGCACTGGGGGCCGCTACGGGTTTTGGGCCGCGCTTATCAATCGGTTGCCAGTGCCAGGGGATCCGAGAGTGTGATTGTTTTGCACTTGCTGGTTGATTGAATGGGCACACAACGCGCATCGGCAACGCGGAAGGCGCGCATCAAACGCACATTGAAGATAGTGCGCTGCTGCGTGGGGCCCGCAAAGGGGGGAGCCGAGTGAGATTTTTGACATGTTTTGCACGCTGCACGCTTCATTACATCAGGCCTTTGTGGCCTTTGTGGTGCATTACGGGTGCGTAATCCAGCTTTTCAGACCAGCCGGACAGACGGATGagactgcaaaacaaaaatcgcccTCTCATAGCACGGTTGTTGCAGTAAAAATTGTTTCATAATTTGCGTTTTTCTCGGCCCCCTCTCCTCCCGGGAAAGGAACATTACGCGGTCAATGTCAGGATGGAGGGGCATGCGCATATGCCGCATCTGTGTCCCATCTTCCAACATCACGTTGCCGCGTATTTAATGAGGGCAACCGGCTACCCGGTACGATCAAGCGAGCGAAAGCGGAAGTGTCAACCATCCGAAGGTTTGCCCGTTGTTAAAGCGGCAAAATTAATGGTTCTAGCTGTAAGTGTGTCTCCCGAGGGGTGGAGTAGAGTAACAGGGGTGCCCACTAGCTACCGTCACCGTGTCATTACCGTTCACTGAGCGCCGGGTTAACAATTATTGCTTACTTGGGGGGAGAACGAAACCATAGAAGCAGCCATCATTCCGATATAGATCTCGGGTCGCGTTCAAGATCTCACACGATCTTGAAGGGTCACAATCTGATGCTTATTAGagagaaaattgaatttctatATCACATTGGGGGGCAACAAAAATGCCAAGAACATCCACAGAAGATCAAAGATTACTTTCTTGATTCAAGAACATGTTAAAAAGATCAAAGATTAAACGCTTTCCAATAAAATGCCCGGGGATTTCCGATGTACTAATGGCGCATACTTGCCTTTCTTCCCGCAAAACGATTCCCGCGATCGCACATTACATGACAGCAACTCTCTGTTCCACTGAAATATGATGGaatttttttgcataattatTACTGCATTTGACGTCAAGCCGGTCAGCATTTGCTCTGGCCTTAGTTTCGCCAGATCTCGTGGGCCGACTGGGCTGAGAACTGGTTCTCAGGTGTGCCTTTTCTAGCCATGTTGCCATTTAATTAGTGCTTTAAGAAGCTCTTCCAAGCTGTTGAGGTGACGGCAGTGGATTGAAATggattttaaatgatttaaactTATCGATCACTCGCTCTCTCAATGGTGATGCTCAATGTCTCTCGCGATGTTATTTTTAGGTAAACGATGAGATGACAAAAAGAAAGGCCGACAAAAGCAAACGCTTCAGTCGTTCAAGATCCGTTGAGGATCGTCCCCAGGCAAGGCGTGGCGCCAAATATGCGAAGTCACTCCACTTGCCGCGATGTTTACAAGCTCGCGAAGTACAAATAGTTCAAAACAGTTGAGAGACAGcagtcgttttttttgcgacTCCAGCAAAATCAAGAAAGCGTTTTGTTCTGGGCGATCTTCAATGACGATCGGGAGTACATCATGTTAGGCACGTATTTCCCCCGTACCAGAGcgattcaaaaacaaaagcgcTAAGTGCTGTGTTTTTCGGACTTTCAACCTCCCACATACTGACTCATTCGAGTGAGTGGTGGAAAGAAGTCGATTGTTGGCGTGGCGTGGAGTAATGCATTTTCTCACGTTGCCGGGGTCAATCCGACCGGTGCACACGGAGTCGAGGTCAGGGATGATGCAAAGCTACTCACCCTATCCCTATCCGGTTCTACAAAAAGCCCGGTCAGAAGTTCAACTCATTAGCCGGCGCGTGTGGTCGCAGTTCCGGCATGGGATGACCTTTTCCCCCGCCCTCTTTTGAACATGATCGGGCGACTTTCGCCACCTGTTGCAAGCGATGCAGTAATAGTGCAACTGTGGGAGTTGCGTGATCGTTACAGTTTGGCGCTAGAAATacgaacgcaacaaaaaaaacgcatccaaGAAAGAAGCTGGCGGCGGCGCTCACGTTATGAGTCAGCGAAGTTGGCACGAATTGGCAATCGCATTTATTGCCCTGCGCGCCTTGCGTTAACAAAGCCTTTATTGGGCTTCCCCGGGTACAGTGTTTGgcaaagaaaatcaaaacgtCATTGCGTTTTGGTGGGGCCGGGGGGGAGAGAAATAATCGAACGGAATTCGTTTGGATTAGCGCGACTCCGTCCAAGGTCTTTGTGAGGTACGTTTAATTCCGAATGCCTTCAAAACTGTTATCAGCACAAATCGAACTAGCAGTGATAAGAAACGTTGAAGGTCCCTCTCCCCTAGTACAAGAAATGCCCCAAAACGGATCCGGCAAGATAACCGCCAGTGCCGCCGTGTGGGTGCGTAATTCGCCTTCGCCGTAAGCTCCAACATCTCACAAGACACATCGTTACGGATGGGAAAGGGGTAAAAGAAAGAAGAGCTCCCTACGTTGCAATACTCCCAAATCGAACCGTTATCAGCCCATCAGCTGGGGCCAGCCGATGCGATTCAACGTTCCGTCTCGCTCGTCCATTCTATCGGTTTGTGCCGCGGTTCCCACTGCCCCGCGAGGAGAGTACGCTAACGGAGAGTCAACTAACAAAGACATATGCGCACATATGTGTGTGGCCGTCTCTGTCGCGGCGCGGATTTGTTCGCGATACTGCGCGATGACGATCGCGCAACGGGTTGTGCTGCTGACTTGCGATTGCGTTCGCTCAGCAGTTCAGTAGTACTTGGTCGCTGGATCGGGTTAGAAGCAGAAGTTCTCGGTGCGCACCCGTCCCATCCGTCCGTCCGAAAAACCAATCGTCGTTGGTGGGGTTCGTTGCCTGTGTCTCTACggcagttttgtgtgtgtgcgcgcgcgcacgaagtgtttgtgtgagtgagtgttgcTGAAGTACTCTCtacctctctctatctctctctcttgcctACCCTATCGGGTCCTGCGAAAGCTTAGTGTTGGTTCGATTTGTACGTTTCGTTTATCGGGCAAGTTACTAAGGAGCGCGAAGGTAGAGTGCCAGCTAACGCCCAGTGTCAGAAGTTCACTGGACGTCGGTCAGAGTGAACGTGATCGCGGGTGGCGTTTGTCGCGGAGGATGCAACAGTGACTCAACGAAAGCAGTTCGTTTGTACCGTTCAAGTGTTCCTAAAGCAAAAGCAGTGAAGGTGACAGCAAGCGCTCTAAGCAACAAACCCCTCTTGCGtgtgggttttgtgtgtgtgtgtgtgtgttttttggcaATTTTAAACCAAAATCCCGCGTAGTGTGTGAACGAACAAGAACCTCCAGCACCATGGACATCCTGCAACAGGAGGTGCGCGGTATCGCGCTGGCCAACCTGTCCGAGGTCCAGTCGGGCCCAGTGTACAACCAAACGACGGTGCCCCTGAATCGCAAGGACTCGCGCAACATGGACCAGGCAGTGATACGGAACAACACGGCCAACGCGGTGTCGAACCACGAGCTGCGGCCGTTCCAAAACTTGCCAGCCCGCGAACCCGTCGACATCCAGTTCAAAGACGTGTCGTACTGCGTCAGCCTCGGGTTTCGCAAAGGTAAGCACAATCCCGCAGGGCTCGCCATATTCCAGTTCCAGCTGGGctgaaagcacacacacacacacacacataaacgtgATCAATGGTTGTTTGaagtggtgcaaaaaaaaaggtgataCAGAAACCATGCTGCGTTGGCGTGAAGGGGGCCACCCTTTGTGCTGAtgggtgtaaaaaaaaaggcgGAGGACGATCACCTTCGATTCACCGATGCATTCGCGCACGGTTTTGAGTGCAATTTTTATTggtgtgttttagtttttgtttgtttgtttgtttgctggttgGTTACCGCTGGTGGTCTTGTTCTCCTTTTTCCCAGAGCACCTCGATCGTTGGGGTGATAATTTTCCTTTGTGCACGTGTCTGTAGCATTGCAACAAAGACCGCGGCCGGAAGATGCACTAGTCTGATAATTGGATTATcgtatttctttctttttctttttgctgtgtgGGTTGATTTTAAAATGGATCATCTTGAGCGAAGGCTTGCCCGAGGGTTAGGTTGAGATAGGTCAGGATGCATTGGATGGGGTGGATGATTTTTGCTTTCAGTTCGCGCATTTGCTCCCTCAGCAACACAAAGTAAAAATGTCATTCGTTGCGGAgaagaaacaggaaaaaaacagcGCTAAGCCAACGTGCAACCCATTTGCATTCATTAGCAACCCTGTCTCGTAAAGCGAGAGGGTTGTaaaaattagaagaaaaagagggaaagacaCTCCAACGATCGCATGATTAAAGATACTTCTGAGAAGCTGTGATCGATTTCGCTTTCAAGGTGTAATGTTTACAGCGCTTCAGGAAGGATAGAGCAgtaaaaatccattttaatttaaatccaACAAAAGATCATCTTTTCAATGTCCTCGAAGACTTAAAAAAAAGCCTTGAAGATAGATGACAAAAATATACAATCAGCATCCGTTGGCgacacaacaacatcaacagctCGCAATGATGCATAGCAAGCTTCCTCTGGTTGGGTTATTATTTCAAACTTCTTGAACGTGCGCTTTGTAAACAGCTACTGTGAGCGTCGTTTAAATCTCAGAGAAGACGAACCTTTTCAGATGATTCGGCGCAAATAGCTGAAAGTGTCCAAGTGATACAGACAAATGAACAAAtcttcaacaaaaaagcgcGTTCATTCTACGTCCTATCAATGTGTAGCACACGTTCCGATAGACAATTTGAACAGGTGTATAATTAAACAGCTTCTAGAAGCAACCGCCACGATAATGTCAACTTCCAATCGTTGTTCCAAAGTTCATTTCCTGTCTCTTTGCTGCAGCACATGTTTCGCTCTGGGCCCACCGAACGTGATTCATTCACTACCGTGCCGCATCGATCCTCCAAGCGGAGCTTCTTAATATTCTAATCACCCACCCGGCTAATCATGTTTGTCTAACGGCGTTTGTAGTTCACCTTTTGCAGAACAACAAACGGGCGGTGCGTGATCGGTGTGCGTCTTTGggtgttctgttctgttcacCTCAGCGCAGCTAGGAAGCGCCACAACGGCACTGCCCGATCGTGTCCTTGAGGTGTCAGGCCTGTTGCATGATCGAAGAAAGACGAGACCGCGGAcaccgatcggtacacaaaGACGCCCTGCTGCGAGAAGTGATgtacagaagaaagaaagaaagtgtgATGATAAGGTTCGAGAGCGTGTGATGTCGTTAGCTGATTGTCGGGTGTCAAATGATTGAAAAACGCGCTGTTGTCGATTTCACGATCGAATGATCGTGCGTTGGTCAACGGgcagggagagaaaaaaaatacatcaaaacaCACGCTCGCGTCGTCTATCAGCAATGCAACACCCTGGGACAGTGTACAGAGCTAACCGGCAAGCTTGTACAGCACGGTCAACTGGTTCGCTGATTTGACGTAGTGTGACGATCGTCAAAGCCGCTAATTTCTCACCGCTCTGTTGTCAGTTGGAAGCAAACCCGGCCACTTCCTCGTCGTTTGAATGCGTCGTTCGTGTCTCTCTTTGCTCAGTGACtcacgtgtgcgtgtgcggcgGGACCCTTCGCAGTACACGCGTCCATGAGCTGCAGCGAGAGGCTCGTTGTTTGTTAGCTTGACTGGGggagccggtttttttttgctgttgcagtCGTAGCTGCAACTGCGTTGTCCTTTAACATTTTGTCCTGTGCCAGAGCGAACGTCGCACATGAACTTGAACTCGGCAGCGTTAGGAGTGGCGTTTGATGCACGACGAAGACAAATGATTGTTTCACGTGCTCGGCGTGCACTGCAATCGAGAGCGCCCGAGCTAATGATTGGGACCGGAGAGCAAGAGTTGGAGAAGTTGAAAACAGGTATTTAGAGCCTCGGCGACTGAAACCTCACCTCGAGAATTTTAATAAGGCTGTGGAGCTTGGTAGTCTAGATCGCGCTCCAAGAGATTGTTTACCACCTGTAGCAGGGAGTAACAAATATCGTAAATCGTATCATATTCTTTTGAAGTTGAAGCTTTTCCTATTGCCCTAGAAGCTCCATCAGGCACTCCAAACTCGCATAATCAACCTGCTAAAGCGAGCCGGCACTTGAGGATCGACCTTTGGTCAGCCAATTGTCGTCTCCAAGCGATTGGTCATTTTGTTCTCCCTTATCGTACACATCGGGTCGGATAAGAGGACGCCATTATTTTGCGACACCTGCTGATAACTGTGTTACATGACGACCGATGAGGACCGTACGGCATCCGTAATCCTTCCTGGCCCTCTTCAGAAGACGTCGTAATCACGGGAGCCTACGGGGAACGTTGTTTTGAACGCTTTCTAGGTATGCAAGGCACCTTTTGTGGGGTGCAGGGTTTAGCTAACATGGGGGAAGGGTCGCTTGTATATGTTTGTCGCTGCGTCCCTTCGTGAACGGGAATGCTTATCATGCGTTTTGCTTACGTCAAAGGGCTGTTGGCTTTGGAATCAGGAACGATTGTACGCTAATGCTTGTAGATGAAATCTCCAGCATGAAAATACTATAAGTACGATCGACACTCGATTGGGAAGACACAAAACAAGACAACAAGTGGGTTATCAAAAAAACGCTCATAAATAAGATGCCCCGGGCGTTTACCGGTCAGGATCTGGATTGTCAACTTCCTTTCGCTTTTTCTGTTGTACTCGTagcggaaaaaaagaaacatagaCGGAGCAAAAACATCCTCTCGTGGACTTGGACCGGACTGGACTTAGAACGTCGTTTACTAGCCGTACTTTGCCCGGCCCAGACAAGGATGTTGTTCTAAAATgatacatacacaaaaaaaggggtgGCATAAACACGGACACCACCGATCGTGAGGATTGATCGCTCGGAAAGGCGTTGATAGAATtaatgtttccattttccaattgtacacaaatacacactgtACTCAACACACTCAGACACCTTGCCCTGCGGTGCTTATCGGCGACTTCCTTACGCAAAGGGAAGGAACCCGGTCGGGGAAGCTGGGAGCCCTAGAAGCTTGCTGATAAGATATCGATTGCTGATATTTTGTCACGGATCgtggcattttttgtgtgaatttttaaacaagGCCCTCGTTAATGCGtctgagtgtgtatgtgtaaaagCAGTCATCAAAATAAGTAGGCAGCTTGTGTGTAAATTTAACGGTCTAGCGACGGCTCGTGGCTCAAGGTTAATTAGGATGATGGAGGGATGGTAGTTCGGGATCTTATAGAATCACACACGACCATCGTATTAACTCATCGGATTACATTCTCATTCCAGGTCAGAAGGAGATCCTGCACAACGTGAATGGCAAATTTCCAGGCTCGCAGCTGATCGCCATCATGGGCCCGTCCGGTGCGGGTAAGTCGACGCTGCTGGACGTCCTGTCCGGCTACCGACGGACGGGCGTCGAGGGCGCAGTGTACGTGAACGGACGCATCCGCAACCTGAACAGCTTCCGCCGGATGACCTGCTACATTACGCAGGACGATCGCTTGCAGACGCTGCTGACTGTGGTGGAGAACATGCGCATTGCGGCGGATTTGAAGCTAGGGCCGGAGGTGTCACGCCACGAGAAGGAGTCCATTGTAAGTCGAGAAAATTTTGGATTGATTTCAAGATGGATCTATATAGAATAATTATCTGATTTGTAGGTTGAAGACATCTTGACGGTGCTGGGACTGTACAATCATCAGTTCACCATTACGAAGCTGCTGTCGGGCGGACAGCGGAAACGGCTGTCGATCGCACTGGAGCTCATCAACAACCCTACGATCATGTTCCTGGATGAGCCCACGACGTAAGTAGAGAAGTTGTTTTGGGGAATTCTTGAACTTCTTTGTGATGCCTCTATAATCATCGTCACATCTCTCACACACTTCCAGCGGGTTGGATAGCTCCTCGTGCAACCAGGTGGTGGATCTGCTGAAGCAGCTCGCTAAACAGGGCCGCACGATCATCTGCACCATCCATCAACCGTCCGCCAAGCTGTTCCAGGAGTTCGACCAGGTGTACGTACTGTCGAACGGGGAGTGCATGTACCAGGGCTGCACCAACAGCCTGGTGCCGTTCCTGCAGTCCGTCGATATGCCCTGCCCGGTGTACCACAATCCTGCCGATTACGGTAAGCATGACTGCTACCCACTGTCTGGGTATATTTGACGCATTTATACTGATGTTGCAACTTCCCCAACACAGTGATTGAGCTAGCCTGCGGTGAGTACGGCGAGGAACGCATCCAGCGCATGGTGATGGAGATGGGCAACGGTGAATGTACGGAATGGTTCACCGACAAGCGGAAGCTACTGAAGCCGGAGCAGCTACGCCAGAAGTACCCGCTGAAGAAGATCATCGAACAGAACGAGGACCTGACCGCCACGTCCCAGGTCCACCAGCTGCAGGTCCTAATCAAGCGCGGCATTATCAAGGCAAAGCGGGACGCTACCCTTACCCATCTGCGGATCGGCGTgaacatcatcatcgcggcCATGCTGGGCTTCCTGTTCATTGACGCCGGCAACGAGGGTTCGCGCGTACTCGACAACTACAATCTGCTGTTCTCGATCCTGATGCACCACATGATGGCCACGATGATGCTGACCGTGCTGACATGTAAGTTGTACAAACAATCCTGACAGGCGTCTTCCCCATTTTGCGAGCCGTTTGCCGGCAGGCCGTCTGCGTCGGATGCCGTGTCGGGCCATTGAACAGTTGCGTTACTCTTTATACTCATTTATCAACTCCCTCCCTCCATTCTCCCGTTCTCCGCAGTCCCCACCGAGATGGGCGTCATACTCAAGGAGCACTTCAATCGGTGGTACACGCTCAAGTGTTACTACCTCTCCGTTTCCATCATCGATCTGCCGCTGTCCGTGTTCTGCTGTCTGAtcttcaccatcatcatctacTTGATGAGCGGGCAGCCGATGGAGTGGTTCCGTTTCGGCATGTTTTTCACCATCAGCCTGCTGATCGTGCTGATAGCGCAGAGCATCGGGTTGACGATCGGAGCCTGGTTTAACGTGGTGGTGAGTAATTGAGACGGACCTGTCCGTCTTTTGTTTCGCTTATCTGGCCCGGCTCAGTGCAACTCATACCATTGACTCTCCTTTTTCTATGTATGTACGCGTAGAATGGTACGTTCCTCGGACCGGTGCTAACGATCCCGATGATGATGTTCGCCGGTTTCGGTGTGACGCTGCGCGATCTACCGAGCTACCTGAAATGGGGCAGTCACATCTCTTATCTGCGCTACGGGTTAGAGGGCTACGTGAATGCAATCTATGGCGAAAATCGGGAAACGCTCGACTGCGAGCTGAAACCGTACTGCCATTACAGGTGAGTGACCTTGTAGCAAAGCCCTTTACATTGGCTCGGCCAGCGATACTAACTGCTGCCCCTTCTCCACACAGATATCCTGCCAAGTTCCTGTCGGAGATCTCGATGGAAGGCGATCAGTTCTGGAAGGATGTGTACGCGCTCTGCGCcacgttgctgctggtgcgtgtgtgctgcTACTTCTGCCTCCGGTGGAAGGTCATTTCGGTGCGGTAAACTGTTCTAGAAGTAGACGCTTAAAAGCCAGGGGAAAGCTGCCCGCAGGAGCGCTGTGCTGATGCCGTGATGCAAAATCGCTAACCAATTGTGATGGAACAGCAATTAAACGAATGTGATTTTCTGTTGATGCCTCTGTTATCAGACGCCTGAAGACCCCAAATCGGTTCGTTACCACGTGACGAGCGCGAAAACGAAGCCAAAAAAATGGGTTGCCAAATGATTCCGTTTCAAATTCGATCCAAATTCCAAGCAAGGAAAAAACCTTATCGCGGTGCAAGGAATGCGCCCCGCGATAAGCAATACCGCAGTGCATTTCTACTGTACATATAATACGCCAGAGGGAGAGCTAgagatatgtgtgtgtgtttttttcattattttatatgaacCACCGTGCTGTAGAATTATTTTTAGCTTAGTTTGTggttacagaaaaaaaggaaaaaaaaaaacaaaacaacaaaaccaagcaCCATTTCGTTCTGCAGATTTCATGAAGGTGTTCTAGGTGTAAGACATTATGCAATATCCTGTAGTGAGTAGTGCTGCTGATACCCGTTAGTCATTCAGAGAGATAGTCAATAAAATGTTACACCAACTTTTTACAACTTATCTGCCGTGAGTGTTTTGCcttttaattttttcctcCTGCTAATCGAACGGTGGTTCGTCGTCACGTGCGCCGCTTGATTGATGAGTTAATTGCTATCGTCGTGCTCGTTCCGGAGGTCTGTATTTAAGCATGTTTCAATATTAGCGAGCACATTAAACTAGCCATTTTAGATTCCGTGACGATTGGTTCGGTGGTGCAATTATCGATCGACACCGATGCTTTTTGTGATACATTGTAGGCATGTGTAATGATGCATGCACGAGGGCAGTTAACAACATGTAATCAAGCAATTACATTGAACGGTTTGACATGATGTATGATTTTTTAACACTTTAGATGTGCATGGAATCCATTTTTGAGGCAATTTGGGTCcttattcaatttaaatatttaatt
Coding sequences within:
- the LOC120902114 gene encoding ATP-binding cassette sub-family G member 4, with translation MDILQQEVRGIALANLSEVQSGPVYNQTTVPLNRKDSRNMDQAVIRNNTANAVSNHELRPFQNLPAREPVDIQFKDVSYCVSLGFRKGQKEILHNVNGKFPGSQLIAIMGPSGAGKSTLLDVLSGYRRTGVEGAVYVNGRIRNLNSFRRMTCYITQDDRLQTLLTVVENMRIAADLKLGPEVSRHEKESIVEDILTVLGLYNHQFTITKLLSGGQRKRLSIALELINNPTIMFLDEPTTGLDSSSCNQVVDLLKQLAKQGRTIICTIHQPSAKLFQEFDQVYVLSNGECMYQGCTNSLVPFLQSVDMPCPVYHNPADYVIELACGEYGEERIQRMVMEMGNGECTEWFTDKRKLLKPEQLRQKYPLKKIIEQNEDLTATSQVHQLQVLIKRGIIKAKRDATLTHLRIGVNIIIAAMLGFLFIDAGNEGSRVLDNYNLLFSILMHHMMATMMLTVLTFPTEMGVILKEHFNRWYTLKCYYLSVSIIDLPLSVFCCLIFTIIIYLMSGQPMEWFRFGMFFTISLLIVLIAQSIGLTIGAWFNVVNGTFLGPVLTIPMMMFAGFGVTLRDLPSYLKWGSHISYLRYGLEGYVNAIYGENRETLDCELKPYCHYRYPAKFLSEISMEGDQFWKDVYALCATLLLVRVCCYFCLRWKVISVR